The Nakamurella antarctica genomic interval GGGATATCTATTCCAGACGCCGCCTTTAGCTTTAATCTGGAGAGCAGGCGACCCGGCCTGCTTGTTTTTATTGGCCGGGTATTGCTGGGGTGTTTGGTATTAGGACTGTTCGCCATTCTCCGACGTAGAGGTTGGTGTTTGATACGCGTGTTGGGGCTTGGATGTTGCCGGACTCGCCGGTGTTTGCGGTCCAGGTGATGGTCCAAGATGCGGCGGCGGTGACTGGCCATGTGCGGGCATCGTTGGTTCGTTCTGGGGTGGATTTGGTGCGGTATTTGTAGGCGCATGCTCCGGGTATCGGATTTTTGGCGGCGATGTCTACGTCGGGTCCGGGGTTGATTCCGCCTCCTGCGCAGGTGATGGGTGGTGCTGGTTCTGTGAAGTGGGTGGCTGAGACGGGTTCGCCCATTGTCCAGACGACTTTTGACAATGTGGCGGTTGCTGTGACGGTGACCGTGCCGGCGGTCGCGCTGGCGGTGAGTGGGGCCGTGTCGCCGGCCCACAGGTAGACCCAGTAGTTGACCGCTACCTGGTTGGCGTTGGGCCCGAAGTTGATTTGTGGGTTCGGGATTTTTAGTGCTTGGTAGGCCTGTTGAGCTAGGACGGCTGGATCTACCGGTGGGGGAGCGGCGGGGGCGGCGGGATCTGCGTTGGGGCGAAAGCGCGGCGTTGAATCTTCAGCCCACAGACCGGCAGGACACACCCATCTGACCACTAGGCCCTCAGTCGCATTCTGACCAGACCACCAGGGGCTTCCAGCAGTCGGCTGAGGCGACAGTGGTACCTCTTCGCAGGTTGGCGACACTTCGACGTGAGTCGGCACCTCTCCAGTTTTAGTGCCACCGTTCTGAACCCCCGCAGTCTCAACTGCAACGTTCTCTTTGCCCACCGTGGGACTGCCACCGGAGGTGCCAGGGTCAAATGCACTGAGTCCGCATCTATCTTTAATACATCCCACAGGGACGTCCGCGATTGCACTTTTAGCTGTACTCAAGAACGTGAGCGCTGCGATGAGAGCGACCGTCGCCGTCCGAGTCAGCATGAGGTCGTGTAGTCACTCGTGGTGCTAGTGACTAGCCAGACGCCAGGTTCATACTTGGCCACTTGCACCTTCGAAGGATGCCGAAAATAGGAGCCAGCGGCGTCGGGTGCCTTAATTGACGCTCCGTCTTTGTCGTAGAACCCGGCTGAGGTCGAGTCCACGCAGACCGCCATATCAACAAGTCCTGTCTGCACCTGCGTGACTCTCGGATAGATAGCGATTGCCCCGTCCCCGTACTGGCCGAGCGCGGCAGTGCCCGCAAGGCTTCGGAGAAGATCCGACTTCTCCGGGTCTGCAGCCCATTTCGCAGCTTCAGCTGACCAGTCATCGCCAGGAGTTGCAAATGCCTGGTCGACAAATCTGTTGTAGCCCACGTAGGCGTCTATTGCTGCTTGGGCGTCGAGGGCTTGCTCGGGTGTGAGGTTTGCTGGGAGTGGGCTGTTGGGGGATGGTTCGATCGATTCGGGGCTGTTGGCGGTTGTTTCAGAGCGCGGGCTGTTGTCAGCGGTAGGGGCCGTAGTGATAGCCGTTGCTTGGGTGGGAGCCGATGTGACTACCGGAGTTGCCGTTGACGTGGTTGTGGCTGACGTGATCGTCGGTGCCGTGGTTGCGAGCGATGAGGTAAGCGAAATGGGTTTGGTGTCTGACGACTGAGCAGTGCAGGCAGTGAGGGCCCCCAATAATGCGATCATCCAAATGCGTCTCATGGAAAGTCTCCCCCTTTGCCTACGAGCAGTTACATCATTGCAGGTTTTGCCGCCTGCGGGGTGGGCAGTTAACAATTTGCATCAAATGTCAGATGTGCAGTTTGACCGAAATACACCTTTCCTTCAGGTTCGGGGATGTGGGATTTGTCTGGGCTGATACTGCGGATTATTCAGTGAACTAGGCGAAATAGATTCGTATGTCGGGAGCAGCGGGCTATGGCGAGTTCGGATGTCCGGCAGTCTAAAGCGCTATTCGCTGACATCCTGGGCACTGGGCGCTAGGGCCTGCTTGTTTTTATTGGCCGGGTATTGCTGGGGTGTTTGGTATTAGGACTGTTCGCCATTCTCCGACGTAGAGGTTGGTGTTTGATACGCGTGTTGGGGCATCAATTTCGCCGGACTCGCCTGTGTTTGCGGTCCAGGTGATGGTCCAAGATGCGGCGGCGGTGACTGGCCATGTGCGGGCATCGTTGGTTCGTTCTGGGGTGGATTTGGTGCGGTATTTGTAGGCGCATGCTCCGGGTATCGGATTTTTGGCGGCGATGTCTACGTCGGGTCCGGGGTTGATTCCGCCTCCTGCGCAGGTGATGGGTGGTGCTGGTTCTGTGAAGTGGGTGGCTGAGACGGGTTCGCCCATTGTCCAGACGACTTTTGACAATGTGGCGGTTGCTGTGACGGTGACCGTGCCGGCGGTCGCGCTGGCGGTGAGTGGGGCCGTGTCGCCGGCCCACAGGTAGACCCAGTAGTTGACCGCTACCTGGTTGGCGTTGGGCCCGAAGTTGATTTGTGGGTTCGGGATTTTTAGTGCTTGGTAGGCCTGTTGCGCTAGGACGGCTGGATCTACCGGTGGGGGAGCGGCGGGGGCGGCGGGATCTGCGTTGGGGCGAAAGTAGGGGGTGATGCTGGACATCAGTACCCCGTTGCAATTCCACATCATGAGCTGGCCATCTCCAGGGGTATGGCCGGACCACCAAGGGTTGGTTGCAGAGGGCTGCGGATTCAAGGCAGTTTCTACACACTGGGGTGCCGGATCAATGATCACGGCGCCAGCGGTCACGTCCCTGGCTACCGCCGGTTTACCGTCGACGGAACCTGCCGGGCCGGCGTTGCTGCCCGGGTCGTACGCATTAACGCCGCAGCCCCCATACGTGCAACCTGAACCGGTCAAAGGAAGCGGAGCTTCGTCGGCGATAGCAACAGTCGGAAGCCAAGGCATCGATATCGCAGCTATTGCCAAGAACCTTCTGATATTCAACATGAATTTGAGTAATCTTCTTGAATCAACGTCACTAGCCATTGTCCTGTGTCGTATTGAGCAACCTGGACTTGAGAGATATTTCTCCAATAGGTACCTGCAACATTCGGTGATTTAATCGATTTCCCATTGGCGTTGAAAATATCACTTTCGGAGGAGTCCACACACACCGTCATTTTTACTAGGGCTGGCTCGGCTGAATCAACGACAGGAAAAACCTGGGTAAATCCAGACCTGTACTGACCCCTGAGTGCTGTTTGTTCTAGGGCAGTGAGCAGTCCCTGTTTGGCCGGCCCGGTTGCATACTGAGCTACCTGCGAGGTCCAGTCTCTTCCGGGATCTGCAAATCCTTGATCAACAGTCTGGAAGAAGCCCACGTAGGCGTCTATTGCTGCTTGGGCGTCGAGGGCTTGCTCGGGTGTGAGGTTTGCGGGGAGTGGGCTGCTGGGGATGGTTCGATCGATTCAGGGCTGTTGGCGGTTGTTTCAGAGCGCGGGCTGTTATCAGCGGTAGGGGCCGTAGTGATAGCCGTTGCTTGGGTGGGAGCCGATGTGACTACCGGAGTTGCCGTTGACGTGGTTGTGGCTGACGTGATCGGTGCCGTGGTTGCGAGCGATGAGGTAATCGAAATGGGTTTGGTGTCTGACGACTGAGCAGTGCAGGCCGTGAGGGCCCCCAATAATGCGATCATCCAAATGCGTCTCATGCAAGTCTCCCCCTTTGCCTACGAGCAGTTACATCATTGCAGGTTTTGCCGCCTGCGGGGTGGGCAGTTAACAATTTGCATCAAATGTCAGATGTGCAGTTTGACCGAAATACACCATTCCTTCAGGTTCGGGGATGTGGGAATTGTCCGAGCTGATACTGCGGATTATTCAGTGAACTAAGCGAAATAGATTCGTACGTCGGGAGCAGCGGGCTATGGCGAGCTCGGATGTCCGGGCAGCCCCTTCAAATATCTGGGCGTTACGGAGCCTTTGTCCTACGACGCCCCTATTGTCTTATCGTTCTTCCACACAGGTTTTGTGAGGGCTTTCACTGGCCATGACGGTGTGGTTTGCTTGGCCGGTAGGTGCGGGGCAAGGTTGGAGGTCTGGGGGGCGAATGAACAAAATTTTAAGGGGAGCGATACTCGCTGTGCTGCTGACAAGCTGCTCAGCTGATCCAGCGCAGGTTCTTGGTGACGTGGAAACTTTGCCAGCCCAGTCTTCCGCTGTGGAGCCCGAGCTCCCCGCTACCGAAACGACCTCTATTTCAGCGGCAACCACTGATGCATCAACAACCTCGGTGGTGCTGACCCTGCCGGCAGGGCCCGAGCTTTCGGCGACTGAGCCTTCGGAGACGACATCGATCGCCATCGAGAGTGTTACACCTTCGACCACAAGCGTCGATCCAGTTCCTGGCAGTGCTGCGATTGATCCGAGTCTGAGCCTGAGCGCCGAGGAGCTAGCCGACCGGACAGAGATCGAGCGCGTCTGGCGCGAGTTCTGGGTCTTGTATGCGCGGATTAATAGGGTCGAACCTCTTGATCGCGCGGCGCTGCTGGGCATGCTCGTAATGGACCCCGCGCTGACTGCCATCTTGGCTGAGGCGACCGATTTTGACGCGAGAGGTCTCGACAGTTACGGGACCGTTGAGCTGCACCCCTATTGGGAATATCCGGTCGCTGGCTTTGCGACTGCCCAAATCAGTGACTGTCGGGACGCAAGTCAATTTGGTTCGCTGTACGCGTCCAGCGGAGAAAAACGCTCGGTCGGTGTAGCCGCCAGCAATACTGTGGGTGCATTCGCTCGGTTGGACGGCGTTTGGCGGCTCTATGAGATTAGCTACCGGCCGGATCTCCCATGCCAAGTTTCATGAGAACTCTGGTGGGGCTCGTGGTGATTTTATTGACGACTTTGTTATTCACACTTACCGCCGCAGCCGACGAAATTATCACCAGCACTGGGTCTGGCAAAGAGGGCACCTACAACGTATCCGTGGGCAAGACGGCTGGCAAAGTTGCCACTCCAGACGCGGCGACCGCGGCCCAGAGTCCCGAAGAAGCAAACTCTCTTGGGGGGATCATCGACAATCTTCACTTGGCGTGCGTGGTCAATGCTGCCGGCGGGACCCAGTCTGAAGCTTGCGCGGCAGCGCAGATCGCGTTTGATTGCACCTATGACGGTGGTTTCCCGGATTTAGTAGGTACGGCTGCGGATCCGTGTGCTGCTGTACCGGTAGTGCCGACCGTGACTGCGGAGCAGTTGGCTGAGCAGGCGTTTGGGCAGTTGAAGTTGCCGTCGCCGCGATTGAACTTTGGTCCCGATCCAGCGAAAATCGCGGTGAAGTACACGACGTGGTTATGGATGGATAACGCGCAGCAGCGCACCGTTTCGGTAAGTGCGGGCGGGATAACAGTTACTGCTACGGCGTCTGTCTCGACTACTTCATGGGATATGGGGGAGCCGGTTGACCCTGCGGTGCCGAGTGTTAAGGCGGATCCGGTGGTGTGTGCTGGGCCGGGTGTGGCACCCCCGCTTTCAGTGAATGAACTGTCGTCGGCGCCCTGTGGCTACACCTATGCGTGGCGTTCAACTGCTGAGCGGACAAACGGTCAACGGGCATGGCCAGTGACCGTCACTGCCGCCTGGGATGTCCGATGGGAGTCGAACACGGGGCTTTCGGGGAGCACGACGTTGACGACGCAGAACACGGCGAGCACCTATGTGGGTCAGTGGAATGTGGAACTCGTTCCCCCACCAATCGCTGTTCGCTGACACCACTGGGCACCGGGCGCTAAGTCCAGGCAGGTACAGGTAGCGTCACACGCGTGGATGAACTGGATCTTTTCGGCACAGGCACAGGCACAAGCCCCGGCACTACCCGTGCTGCCGATCAGCATCCCGACCCCCGCCCGCTCGATCCGAAAGCGTTCAATCCCAACGCGCCGCTGGCAGTTCGGATGCGGCCCCAGACGCTCGACGAAGTTCTTGGCCAGCAACACCTCCTCGGCCCGGGCGCTCCGCTGCGCCGGCTGGTGCAGGGCGGTGCACCGTCATCGATGCTGCTTTACGGACCACCGGGTACCGGGAAGACGACCCTCGCGACTCTTGTCGCCGGGGCAACCGGCCGGAGATTCGCTCAACTCTCCGCTGTTTCGGCAGGCGTGAAGGAGGTCCGTGCTGTCATCACAGACGCCGCCGCGAGCCTTCGGCGCATCGGTGAGCAGACCGTCCTTTTCATCGACGAAGTGCATCGCTTTTCCAAGACCCAGCAAGATTCGCTGCTCGGCGCGGTCGAGGACCGCACCGTCATCCTGATTGCCGCGACCACCGAAAATCCCTTCTTCTCAGTGGTTTCGCCGTTGCTGTCACGATCGCTAATACTTCAATTACAGCCGCTGGGAGATAACGACATCACCGAATTATTGCAACGGGCGATCATAGATCCCCGCGGATTTGGTGGTCGAGTTCGTGTGACAGACGATGCGCTCGCACACTTGGTGTCACTGGCAGGTGGAGATGCCCGACGCTCCCTCACCGCACTGGAGGCTGCCGCAGACTCCGTCCTCGATGACTCCGCCGAAGCATTTATAGCGGTCGTACCGAGTGATGTTTCCGCAAAATCAAGCCCGAAAATACCTGCGACAGAGGTTGATTCGCTTCAGGCGGTAGTCGATCTCGCTGCCGTGGAGCGCGCCGTGAACAGGGCCGCGGTGCGCTACGACAAATCCGGTGATCAGCACTACGACGTCACAAGCGCCTTCATTAAATCGATTCGCGGATCCGACGTCGACGCAGCTTTGCACTACTTGGCCAGAATGTTGGAGGCGGGTGAGGATCCCCGATTTATTTCACGGCGGCTGATGATTCACGCCTCCGAAGATATTGGGCTGGCAGACCCGACGGCGTTGCTCGCCGCTGTCGCAGCCGCCCAGATCGTACAGTTGGTCGGGATGCCGGAAGCGCGAATTGCGCTGGCGCAGGCCACGATTCATCTAGCAACGGCGCCGAAATCGAACGCGGTGATCGTTGCCATCGATGACGCTATGGCGGATGTGCGTGCCGGAAAGACAGGATCGGTCCCACCTCATCTGCGCGACGGCCACTACCCCGGGGCCAAGAAACTGGGCAATGCCAAAACCTATGTGTATCCACACTCGCTTGCCGAAGGCATTGCGCAGCAACAGTATTCACCAGACGACCTGATAGGTAGGGACTACTATCAACCCACTGCCCGGGGCGCTGAGAGGGCGATCGCAGAGCGGCTTGGAAAGCTCCGGCGTTTGATTAGGGGCGGACGCGAAGGGTAAAAAGCGCAGGGGAGCGCGCGCGGGGTAGGCCCACCCGCGCACGCGGTGCCTGAACTGCGAGTGGGCCGAATATTTCACCCACCTGCGCAGCTCAGGCCGCTGAACACCTCGCCGCACGCCGGGCTTGCGGAAACCTCTGCCGATTCCGTAGTCCCACGACGCGAAACCACATCAACCACCGCCAGCTCAGATCAGCCAGACCGACGCATTGGGCGGCAGCATTCGAGCATCCAGTTCGGCCTCGGTGAAGGCGCCGGAGGCGAGAAGCACTGTGCCCAGTGGCATTTCGACGCTGGCAGCGCCCATATTGCACATCACCGTGAGGGGGCCATTGCGGAAAGCGACGACGTCATCGGAACTGGGGCTGAGCCAGCTCAGCTGACCGGAGCCAACCCCGTATTCCCGGCGCAGCCGAAGTGCGCTGCGGTAGAGCTCCAGGGTGGACCCGGGGTCGCCAACCTGTCGGTCTCTGGCCAACATCGCGAAAGATTCAGGCTGGGGCAACCAGGTCTGGTCGGAAGGGCCGAAACCGTAAGCGGGCTCCGCAGACTCCCACGGCAGCGGTACCCGGCAGCCGTCGCGCCCCAGTTCCACGCCGTGGGTGCGGAAAAATGTGGGATCCTGGCGCACCACATCGGGCATAAAGGTGTGCTCCGGTAGGCCGAGCTCCTCTCCTTGGAACAGATAGGCCGAGCCCGGCAGCGCAAGCATCACCATGGTTGCAGCGCGTGCCCGAGCAAGGCCCAGCTCGGCGTCCGGTTGGACGTCGTTAGCGCCGATGCCGTTGGGACGTTTGCCTTGGTTCGGGAGACCGAATCGCGAAGGGTGCCGTACAACGTCATGATTGGAAAGTACCCACGTGGTGGGTGCTCCGACTGCCGCGTTTGCTGCAGTGGTGGCGGTGATGACAGAACGCAGCGCTGTTCCACTCCAGGGTGTTTCGAGGTAATCGAAGTTGAATGCCTGATGCATTTCGTCTGGCCGAACGTACATCGCGAGGCGTTCTGCGGGCTGAACCCATGCTTCTGCGACCAGAATTCGTGCCGGCTGGTAGGTGTTGAGTAAGGCGCGCCATTCGCGATAGATCGGGTGCACCTCGTCTTGGTCCCACATGGGCGATCGCGCTTCGGTGACCAGGGTGTGCGGGATCGCATCCGGTGCAGTGTCTGGCTGAAGCCCACTGAGCACCCCCAACTCGCCGGGTACCGAGTCGGGTAGCCCTGGAGCCTTCATCAAAGAGTTGGCCACGTCCACCCGGAATCCGTCGACACCGCGGTCGAGCCAGAATCTCAGGACGGAGAGGAACTCCTCGCGTACCAACGGATTGTTCCAGTTGAAATCGGGCTGACGAACGTCGAAGAAGTGCAGATACCACTGGCCCGGCGTGCCATCCGGATTGGTGGTGCGCTCCCATGCGCCGCCGCCGAATACGGACTTCCAATTGTTGGGCGGTTCGTCGCCGTTCGGCCCCCTGCCATCAACGAAGTGGTAGAGGTCCCGCTCTGGGCTACCCGCGGGTGCGGCCAGCGCGGCTTGGAACCATACATGGTCGTCGGAAGAGTGATTAGGAACTAGGTCGACGATGACCTTCAGGCCCAGGTCGTGCGCCGTGGCCAGTAGTCGATCAAAATCCTCGAGGTCGCCAAAGATCGGGTCGACCGCTCGGAAGTCTGCAACGTCGTAGCCTGCATCGGCCTGGGGGGATGTGTAAAACGGCGAGAGCCAAATTGCGTCGACGCCCAGATCAGCAATGGCCGCCAGACGGGAGGTAATTCCAGGAAGGTCGCCAATACCGTCGCCGTTGGAATCTGCAAAGGAGCGCGGATAAATCTGGTACACCACGGCTTCTCGCCGCCAATCGCCCCATTCGGCGGGGGTGACATCAGCCGGATCCAGCGGTGTCAGCACGTCCACGCTCGCTTCGATCGCATCGGCCTGGTCAATGGTTGCATCTTCGTTGGGCTCTTCTGCAACGTCAACGGTGGGGACTGTCATCGGTGATGGCTCCTGTCATCAGGGGGCCGGAACAGCCCATGGACGGCGCATTGATACAAGTTCACTGCCGGTGCTTATCGTACGGGGGAGTCTTCGACCGCTTCTGGCACCATCGCAGATTATGGACGAATCAGTAATGCTGCGGCTTATGCCGCTTTCCGAGGCCACGTGGCTGTTAGCGGGTGGCCGGCCACAGGACGGAAGCTGGCACCCCGAATATCCGCTGGACGGCGACCAACGAGCATGCGGCGGGTATGTAGACCGTGCCACCAAAGACCGTGCCACCAAAGACCGTGCCACCAAAGACCGTGCCACCGAAGACCCCTCCGCTGCGCACCCCTTCGGCTACTACCAAGTGCTCAGGAACGGCGTGGTGATCGGGGGCGCTGGCTTCCACAGCCCGCCCGCTTCGGGAGTCGTGGAGATTGGCTACGGCATCGTTCCTGCTGAACGCGGCCGGGGTAGTGCAACCGCCGCGCTCCGGATGCTGCTGGCAATCGCGACCGAGGCCAACGCTGACCCCCACGCTGTGGCCGGAGTCGAGTTGGTAATCGGGTCTGCAGACCACGGAAACGAGGCATCCCAGCGGGTAATGCTGGCGGCAGGCATGCGCTGCGACGGTCCGGGTACCGATGAGATGGGTGAAGCTATTGTCCGGTTTTCCTGGGACGTGCCGGTCTAGCCTGGCGAAAGCCATCACCGAACACCAAAGCGTGGCGCAGAGCCGGGTAACCTAAGCCGGGGCGGATTTCCCGCTCGTCTGTCGGAGGTATGAAAAAAAAATGACTGTGGCCGAGATCATTCTTGCCGTAGCAGCAGCGGCATTCTTGGTGTTGGTGTTGTTTGCCGTCATCACGCTGAGCAAACTCGGCAGGACCTTGGACGTTGCTCGCACCACGATGGAATCCACCCAGCACGATGCGAGCCCCGTCATCCGGAAAGCGGATACGACGCTGGCACTTCTCAACACGAACCTGTCCAACATTGCCGGCGTCACGGGCGCTGCTCGCTCCGTAACGACCAACGTGTCCGGGCTTGTTAGCGTGGCTGCTGCCACGCTGGGCGGGCCCGTAGTGAAGACCGCAGCATTCACCTACGGAGTGCGGAAAGCTTTGGCAGCTCGCGGAGCCGCAAAGTCGGCGACTAATGCGCGGAGCCGTTCGAAGGGACGCAACAGATGAGAAGGTCCTTCTACATCGCAGTGGGGGCCGCCCTCGGCGTCGCAGCAACCAGGCGCACTCAGCGTGCGAAACACCAACTGCAGGCTGCTTTGACGCCGCGCTCCGTGGCGGGGGAAATCGCCGACGCGATCGCGGAGTTCGGTAATGCCGTGGGGGGCTTTGCGGCCGACGTCCGAGCCGGAATGCACGAGCGAGAAGCGCAGTTCGTGGCCGTCGTCGATGATTTCAGCGGGGCTGTGGTGATGTCGCCGCCAGAGCTTGCCGCACCCGACATACGGTCACTCCCCGCCGGGCAGGCCAGCACGGATCGCAGGCGCATGTAGCGAGGGGGTCCGATACTCGCCCACGCCAACACCTCTCAGGTTCTCTCACGTCAAGGAATTTCATGAAGACAGTCGAAATCCGCCAGCGGTTCTTGGATTACTTTGCTCGCACCGGGCACACGGTGGTGCCGTCAGCTTCGCTCATTAGCCAAGACCCGACCGTCTTGTTCACGATCGCCGGCATGGCCCCGTTCAAGCCTTACTTCTTGGGACAACAGACACCGCCTTACACGCGCGCCACGAGCGTCCAAAAGTGTGTTCGGACATCGGATATCGACAATGTCGGTATCACTACGCGGCACAACACCTTCTTCCAGATGGCGGGTAATTTCTCGTTCGGCGACTACTTCAAAGAGGGCGCCATCACGCATGCGTGGGCGCTGCTCACATCGTCGATCGAGGACGGTGGTTTTGCGCTGGACAAGGATCGTCTCTGGGTGACTGTCTATGAGACAGATGACGAAGCCATCGAACTGTGGCACCGGATTGCCGGGCTGCCACTGGAGCGCATCCAGAAGATGGGGATGGCGGACAACTTCTGGTCCATGGGCGTCCCCGGGCCTTGCGGTCCGTGTTCAGAGATCTATTACGACCGCGGCCCCGCTTTCGGTAAAGAAGGCGGCCCGGTTGCTGACGAGAATCGCTACCTCGAGGTGTGGAACCTCGTTTTTATGCAGGATATTCGTGGCGAGGGCGGCGACAAGGGGGCGTTCCCGATCCTGGGGCCGCTACCGCAGCAAAACATCGATACCGGGTTGGGCGTGGAGCGGCTCGCGTTCCTGCTGCAAGAAGTCGAGAACGTCTACGAAACCGACCTACTTCGCCCGCTTATCAGCACCGCGGAAGCATTGTCCGGCAAGGTCTATGGCGCTGAGGGCGGCAAGACCGACGATGTTCGCTTTCGCGTAATTGCCGACCACATTCGCTCCGGCACACTGCTCATCGCCGACGGCGTTGGCCCGGGTAACGAGGGGCGCGGGTACGTGCTTCGTCGGCTGCTCCGACGCACAATCCGCTCGGCACGACTGCTGGGCGTGACCGAGCCCGTGATGCCCGCCCTCGTCGCTCAAGTGCGAGACCTTATGACGCCGCTCTACCCGGAGCTGACCTCGGATTTTGCCAGGATCGAACGGGTCGCCGTCGCCGAAGAGGTGGCCTTCCTCAAGACGTTGGAGACTGGGTCGAAGCTGTTCGGCACGGCGGCGTCAGACAC includes:
- a CDS encoding replication-associated recombination protein A, whose amino-acid sequence is MRPQTLDEVLGQQHLLGPGAPLRRLVQGGAPSSMLLYGPPGTGKTTLATLVAGATGRRFAQLSAVSAGVKEVRAVITDAAASLRRIGEQTVLFIDEVHRFSKTQQDSLLGAVEDRTVILIAATTENPFFSVVSPLLSRSLILQLQPLGDNDITELLQRAIIDPRGFGGRVRVTDDALAHLVSLAGGDARRSLTALEAAADSVLDDSAEAFIAVVPSDVSAKSSPKIPATEVDSLQAVVDLAAVERAVNRAAVRYDKSGDQHYDVTSAFIKSIRGSDVDAALHYLARMLEAGEDPRFISRRLMIHASEDIGLADPTALLAAVAAAQIVQLVGMPEARIALAQATIHLATAPKSNAVIVAIDDAMADVRAGKTGSVPPHLRDGHYPGAKKLGNAKTYVYPHSLAEGIAQQQYSPDDLIGRDYYQPTARGAERAIAERLGKLRRLIRGGREG
- a CDS encoding glycoside hydrolase family 13 protein, translating into MTVPTVDVAEEPNEDATIDQADAIEASVDVLTPLDPADVTPAEWGDWRREAVVYQIYPRSFADSNGDGIGDLPGITSRLAAIADLGVDAIWLSPFYTSPQADAGYDVADFRAVDPIFGDLEDFDRLLATAHDLGLKVIVDLVPNHSSDDHVWFQAALAAPAGSPERDLYHFVDGRGPNGDEPPNNWKSVFGGGAWERTTNPDGTPGQWYLHFFDVRQPDFNWNNPLVREEFLSVLRFWLDRGVDGFRVDVANSLMKAPGLPDSVPGELGVLSGLQPDTAPDAIPHTLVTEARSPMWDQDEVHPIYREWRALLNTYQPARILVAEAWVQPAERLAMYVRPDEMHQAFNFDYLETPWSGTALRSVITATTAANAAVGAPTTWVLSNHDVVRHPSRFGLPNQGKRPNGIGANDVQPDAELGLARARAATMVMLALPGSAYLFQGEELGLPEHTFMPDVVRQDPTFFRTHGVELGRDGCRVPLPWESAEPAYGFGPSDQTWLPQPESFAMLARDRQVGDPGSTLELYRSALRLRREYGVGSGQLSWLSPSSDDVVAFRNGPLTVMCNMGAASVEMPLGTVLLASGAFTEAELDARMLPPNASVWLI
- a CDS encoding GNAT family N-acetyltransferase, whose amino-acid sequence is MDESVMLRLMPLSEATWLLAGGRPQDGSWHPEYPLDGDQRACGGYVDRATKDRATKDRATKDRATEDPSAAHPFGYYQVLRNGVVIGGAGFHSPPASGVVEIGYGIVPAERGRGSATAALRMLLAIATEANADPHAVAGVELVIGSADHGNEASQRVMLAAGMRCDGPGTDEMGEAIVRFSWDVPV
- a CDS encoding DUF948 domain-containing protein, with amino-acid sequence MTVAEIILAVAAAAFLVLVLFAVITLSKLGRTLDVARTTMESTQHDASPVIRKADTTLALLNTNLSNIAGVTGAARSVTTNVSGLVSVAAATLGGPVVKTAAFTYGVRKALAARGAAKSATNARSRSKGRNR